A genomic segment from Psychrobacter arcticus 273-4 encodes:
- a CDS encoding imelysin family protein, with protein sequence MKINHVLAMALSALSAGILISCVKPADDNNAAEVDRQVAQDSAEPKTGENAAAGDSSSTNKNAEKIVAVDISAETEKTYLTHVANDMVIPAYADAAKQSDLLHDLAQKHCQKAPVSGDELQALRDQWLVLAQAWASAEMVNFGPATASMSNLYINYYPDERGLVHGGVADLITANPALTAEQLANESAVVQGIPGLEEALYANDSLDAGQCAYVMSASSALGTRLKDIEKNWQQNAIKLLAIDKTAESDQGLNQWFNSLLSLVETMKSNAIEQPLGLSGKAKGHLPAATAGQSRAIINAKLATLNKAMTDPVLTAILGSNNENTVADTLSTALADTTALLAQMPEDLATADKATQQELYDHLTNITRLIKSQLIPTLGIRVGFNSTDGD encoded by the coding sequence ATGAAAATAAACCATGTGTTAGCAATGGCACTGTCGGCATTAAGTGCGGGAATACTCATTAGTTGCGTCAAACCTGCTGATGACAATAACGCAGCAGAGGTAGACAGACAAGTTGCACAGGACAGTGCTGAGCCTAAAACTGGCGAAAATGCTGCGGCTGGTGATAGCAGCAGTACGAATAAAAATGCTGAAAAAATAGTCGCTGTTGATATCAGTGCTGAGACAGAAAAAACCTATTTAACCCATGTGGCTAATGATATGGTCATTCCAGCATATGCTGATGCGGCGAAACAAAGTGATTTATTGCATGATTTGGCACAAAAGCATTGTCAAAAAGCGCCAGTCAGCGGTGATGAATTACAAGCACTGCGTGATCAGTGGCTGGTATTAGCACAAGCATGGGCAAGTGCTGAGATGGTTAACTTCGGTCCTGCGACTGCCAGTATGAGCAATCTATATATCAACTATTATCCTGATGAGCGCGGTTTGGTACATGGCGGCGTCGCTGATCTTATCACTGCCAATCCAGCACTGACGGCTGAGCAACTTGCTAATGAAAGCGCCGTTGTCCAAGGCATCCCCGGTCTAGAGGAAGCACTCTATGCTAATGACAGCTTGGACGCCGGTCAGTGTGCTTATGTTATGAGTGCCAGTAGTGCGCTGGGTACACGTCTAAAGGATATTGAGAAAAACTGGCAGCAAAACGCCATTAAGCTGTTGGCTATTGATAAAACCGCCGAAAGCGATCAAGGCTTGAACCAATGGTTTAACTCTCTGCTTTCATTGGTAGAGACGATGAAGTCTAACGCCATTGAGCAGCCATTAGGCTTGAGCGGTAAAGCCAAAGGTCATCTACCTGCTGCGACTGCAGGGCAAAGTCGCGCGATTATCAATGCAAAATTAGCGACCTTAAATAAAGCCATGACCGATCCGGTATTGACTGCTATCTTGGGCAGCAATAATGAAAATACCGTAGCAGATACGCTATCAACCGCCCTTGCTGATACCACGGCGCTATTGGCACAAATGCCAGAAGATTTGGCTACTGCTGATAAAGCCACGCAGCAAGAGCTGTATGATCATCTCACCAACATCACGCGCTTGATTAAAAGCCAATTGATTCCAACGCTCGGTATCCGTGTGGGTTTTAATAGTACCGATGGCGATTAA
- a CDS encoding di-heme oxidoredictase family protein yields the protein MHIQKVFKAKSLPAFCSSFISKSITTSTTISAPLKLSLALVCALSIIACKPTKDVTDNAAENNSKIKEHSQSQVLTPERVQTIEALAGVPMQQLVSFDPQEIKQGGDTGISITSSESYSKPSSNITASRKGSFFIGNAFFRQPWVIAPASTDSRDGLGALFNVAACQSCHVKDGRGHAPMNADDDADSLLIRLAMPATTDGQRQQLKDSLIEKVAHPMYGGQLQDRGIQGVPAEARIAVQWTDKPISFADGHIETLRAPTFNLTNPGYGAFDEELMVSPRVALPMIGLGLLEQIPDADIKKQAASNHKNSNDIKGKFNWVMDPKTGKVGLGRFGWKAGQTKLIAQNQSAFNEDMGLTSNIRPHESCMPTQTACVNAITGADEQGNGKPAVEVNDEVAKFVEFYTRNLAVPHRRNADDKLVLAGKKRFYDMGCQSCHTPRYQLPKTADDHLEQHGQVIYPYTDLLLHDMGDDLADRTIAGKLPPKNLQVEFLANSYEWRTPALWGIGLAQTVDPQATFLHDGRARTLMEAVLWHGGEAKKQQQKVLMLDKQGRAELSAFLQSL from the coding sequence ATGCACATTCAGAAAGTTTTTAAAGCCAAGTCACTTCCCGCGTTTTGTTCTTCTTTTATATCCAAGTCTATAACAACGTCTACAACCATATCTGCGCCATTAAAACTATCGCTAGCGCTCGTATGTGCCCTGTCAATCATTGCCTGTAAGCCAACCAAAGACGTGACTGATAATGCTGCTGAAAATAACAGCAAAATTAAAGAACACTCACAATCTCAGGTATTGACTCCTGAGCGCGTTCAGACGATTGAAGCCCTAGCAGGCGTACCTATGCAGCAGCTTGTAAGTTTTGATCCGCAGGAAATCAAGCAAGGCGGTGATACGGGTATCAGCATTACCAGTAGTGAGAGCTACTCTAAACCTTCATCAAATATCACCGCATCTCGTAAAGGCTCATTCTTTATTGGTAATGCATTTTTCCGTCAGCCGTGGGTGATTGCTCCGGCGAGTACCGATAGCCGTGATGGTCTTGGGGCGTTATTTAACGTTGCCGCCTGCCAGTCATGTCATGTAAAAGATGGTCGTGGTCATGCTCCGATGAACGCTGATGACGATGCCGACAGTTTGCTCATTCGTTTGGCGATGCCAGCGACTACTGATGGGCAGCGTCAGCAGTTAAAGGACTCACTCATTGAGAAGGTTGCTCATCCTATGTACGGTGGTCAATTGCAAGACCGTGGTATTCAAGGCGTGCCGGCAGAAGCAAGGATAGCCGTGCAGTGGACAGACAAGCCGATTAGCTTTGCTGATGGGCATATCGAAACCTTGCGCGCGCCGACCTTTAACTTAACCAATCCAGGTTATGGTGCGTTTGATGAGGAGCTCATGGTATCGCCACGTGTTGCTTTACCTATGATTGGGCTTGGGCTGCTCGAACAAATACCTGATGCTGATATTAAAAAACAAGCGGCTAGCAATCATAAAAATAGCAATGATATCAAAGGTAAATTCAATTGGGTCATGGATCCGAAAACCGGAAAGGTAGGATTAGGTCGCTTTGGCTGGAAAGCAGGGCAAACAAAACTGATTGCCCAAAATCAGAGTGCCTTTAATGAAGATATGGGTTTAACCTCAAATATTCGTCCACATGAATCATGTATGCCAACACAAACCGCTTGTGTCAATGCGATAACAGGCGCTGATGAGCAAGGTAATGGTAAGCCTGCGGTTGAAGTCAATGATGAAGTGGCAAAATTTGTAGAGTTTTATACGCGCAATTTGGCAGTACCGCATCGCCGTAATGCTGATGATAAATTGGTATTAGCAGGCAAAAAACGTTTTTACGATATGGGCTGCCAAAGCTGCCATACGCCAAGATATCAGCTACCAAAAACGGCTGATGACCATCTTGAGCAGCATGGACAAGTAATTTATCCTTATACCGATTTATTGTTGCATGACATGGGTGATGACCTTGCGGATCGCACCATCGCTGGCAAACTGCCACCAAAAAACTTGCAGGTTGAGTTTTTAGCCAACTCTTATGAGTGGCGTACCCCCGCTTTATGGGGGATTGGACTTGCCCAAACCGTTGATCCACAAGCGACGTTTTTACATGATGGACGTGCCCGTACGCTGATGGAAGCGGTACTGTGGCATGGCGGTGAAGCAAAAAAACAGCAGCAAAAAGTGCTGATGCTTGATAAACAAGGGCGTGCTGAATTGAGTGCATTTTTACAGTCATTATAA
- a CDS encoding imelysin family protein: protein MNITTVTSRKILPTTLAAALAGILMVSGCSKQSDEKATADTPVETAEKTGSKTSSAAGQAHMDRLLISYADMAHAAYKDALETAKILQTAVNTYVETPTQANLDAAKAAYKAARQPYSQTEVFRFDEGFVTANEQRKIASTDSWEGQVNAWPLDEALIDYVSTNYEGKYNSQDNIINSDSITVGSIKQDTSTITPELLAEMTEIGGSEANVTTGYHAIEFMLWGQDTNGVAEGAGNRPFSDYLTTDGQCTSGESKNPEASVCERRGQYLKAATQLLVDDLTAMEAEWQPDSENTLRSDIMARKDKNSLHQIMYQMGSLALGELASDRIQVAFVTGSTEDEHECFSDLTHLSYANNARGIQNVFNGDYKTVAGKTIGGYGLKNYLVDTGNTEAADKLAADFAKVEAAFNVIVEKGEKENIKIDQMIATVGQGIKQGVTAEEQNKRRGWIETSITSLQELTAGIENAAKAVGIDNLDAGSQF from the coding sequence ATGAATATCACGACAGTGACAAGCCGTAAAATTTTACCGACTACTTTAGCTGCTGCACTGGCAGGGATATTGATGGTGTCAGGTTGTAGCAAACAGTCTGATGAAAAAGCGACCGCAGATACGCCAGTTGAAACCGCTGAAAAAACAGGTAGCAAAACCTCGTCAGCAGCTGGTCAAGCTCATATGGATCGCTTGCTGATTAGTTATGCCGATATGGCGCATGCCGCTTATAAGGATGCTTTAGAAACGGCAAAAATTTTACAGACAGCAGTCAATACTTATGTAGAAACTCCGACGCAAGCAAATTTGGATGCCGCAAAAGCCGCTTATAAAGCAGCGCGCCAACCCTACTCACAGACTGAAGTATTTAGATTTGATGAAGGTTTTGTGACTGCCAATGAGCAACGTAAAATTGCTAGCACTGACAGCTGGGAAGGGCAGGTAAATGCTTGGCCATTAGATGAAGCCTTGATCGATTACGTCAGCACGAATTATGAAGGTAAATATAACAGCCAAGACAATATCATCAACAGCGATAGCATTACGGTTGGTAGTATCAAGCAAGATACTAGCACCATCACGCCTGAGCTGCTCGCAGAGATGACTGAGATAGGTGGTAGTGAAGCCAATGTGACCACAGGCTACCATGCGATTGAGTTTATGTTATGGGGTCAAGATACCAACGGCGTTGCCGAAGGTGCCGGTAATCGTCCATTCAGTGATTACCTCACGACAGATGGTCAATGCACCAGTGGTGAGAGCAAAAATCCTGAGGCTAGCGTTTGTGAGCGCCGAGGTCAGTACTTAAAAGCGGCAACTCAGCTGTTGGTTGATGATTTGACTGCAATGGAAGCAGAATGGCAGCCTGACAGTGAAAACACCTTGCGTAGTGACATAATGGCCCGTAAGGACAAAAATAGCCTGCACCAAATCATGTATCAAATGGGTAGCTTAGCGCTTGGAGAGCTTGCCTCTGATCGTATACAAGTGGCATTTGTCACCGGTTCTACCGAAGATGAACATGAGTGCTTTAGTGACTTGACGCACTTAAGCTACGCCAATAACGCTCGCGGTATCCAGAATGTCTTTAATGGTGATTACAAAACAGTCGCGGGCAAAACAATAGGCGGTTATGGGCTGAAGAATTACCTTGTCGATACGGGCAATACAGAAGCGGCTGATAAATTGGCTGCTGATTTTGCAAAAGTAGAAGCTGCCTTTAATGTGATTGTTGAAAAAGGCGAAAAAGAAAATATCAAAATTGATCAAATGATTGCAACTGTGGGTCAGGGGATCAAACAAGGTGTGACTGCTGAAGAGCAAAACAAGCGTCGCGGCTGGATTGAAACCAGTATCACAAGTCTGCAAGAGCTGACAGCTGGTATTGAAAATGCCGCAAAAGCCGTCGGTATTGACAATTTAGATGCAGGTTCGCAGTTTTAA
- a CDS encoding OmpA family protein translates to MRNTLMVAAIASGLVLTGCVTDPSTGQQRLNKTAIGALAGAAGGATISKATGGEKTGRDAAIGAAIGAGVGYYMERQAKQLEQQMAGTGVTVTPNANGNIDLVMPGSITFSFDDATLNNSFKPTLDKLAATMNEYNQNTITIAGHTDSKGTDAYNMKLSRDRAYAVANYLSARGVASNRINVVAYGESRPVADNNSEYGRQQNRRVELTVNAPQSVR, encoded by the coding sequence ATGCGTAATACATTAATGGTTGCAGCAATCGCTTCAGGCTTGGTTCTTACTGGCTGTGTGACTGATCCTAGCACTGGACAACAACGTCTTAACAAAACTGCTATCGGCGCTTTAGCTGGTGCAGCTGGTGGCGCGACTATCTCAAAAGCCACTGGTGGTGAAAAAACTGGTCGTGATGCTGCTATTGGTGCTGCTATTGGCGCTGGCGTTGGTTACTACATGGAGCGTCAAGCAAAACAACTTGAGCAGCAAATGGCTGGTACTGGTGTAACGGTTACACCAAATGCCAATGGTAACATTGACCTAGTTATGCCAGGAAGCATCACGTTCTCGTTTGATGACGCGACTTTGAACAACTCATTTAAGCCGACGCTTGATAAACTTGCCGCGACGATGAATGAGTACAACCAAAACACCATCACTATTGCTGGTCATACAGACAGCAAGGGTACTGATGCTTATAACATGAAGTTATCACGTGACCGTGCTTATGCAGTAGCGAACTACTTAAGTGCACGTGGCGTAGCTTCTAACCGTATCAATGTAGTTGCTTATGGTGAATCTCGCCCTGTAGCAGATAACAACTCTGAATATGGTCGTCAACAAAACCGCCGTGTTGAGTTAACAGTTAACGCACCACAAAGCGTTCGTTAA
- the minC gene encoding septum site-determining protein MinC: protein MTIADNNNHIDTASATPALAFYGKMLTFSRVQFNTDDFVAIAAQLQSTLSNKSSHIPVLIDSEVEQDLSKLVELLWSWGLQPIGVVTGLLDAQARDLRLAIFPADGKRIERILPSKKVVTQLSQVATSTTAATDNCKPKTDNMDAHQALQTSADTEADLSVETAETLISAEHITSLIYDQMLRSGQSLNHVGGDLILTNSVNSGAEAITDNNLHVYGRAQGRLVAGATGDKDARIFCQIFNPSLVSVAGTYCLRDNLPEHVIDKSVEVRFLESQGLVFTLMDESQINKGVKA, encoded by the coding sequence ATGACCATTGCAGACAATAACAACCATATCGACACGGCGTCAGCCACGCCTGCTTTAGCCTTTTATGGCAAAATGCTGACCTTTTCACGGGTGCAGTTTAATACAGATGATTTCGTGGCGATTGCTGCTCAATTGCAAAGCACGCTGAGTAATAAGAGCAGTCATATTCCTGTGTTGATTGATAGCGAGGTTGAACAGGATCTATCAAAATTAGTAGAGCTGCTGTGGTCTTGGGGTTTGCAGCCTATCGGCGTGGTGACAGGTCTACTTGACGCGCAAGCACGCGACTTACGCTTGGCAATATTCCCAGCAGACGGCAAACGTATTGAGCGCATTTTACCCAGTAAAAAAGTGGTAACGCAGCTAAGCCAAGTCGCTACCTCTACAACGGCTGCTACTGATAATTGCAAGCCTAAAACGGATAACATGGACGCTCATCAAGCGCTACAAACAAGCGCAGATACCGAAGCCGATTTGTCTGTAGAAACTGCAGAGACCCTCATCAGTGCTGAGCATATTACCAGCCTTATCTATGATCAAATGCTGCGTTCAGGACAAAGCCTCAATCATGTCGGTGGCGATTTGATTTTGACCAACAGTGTCAATAGTGGCGCTGAAGCCATCACGGATAATAATTTGCACGTTTATGGTCGTGCTCAAGGGCGCTTGGTCGCAGGTGCTACTGGCGATAAAGACGCACGCATTTTTTGCCAAATCTTTAACCCCTCCCTTGTGTCAGTCGCCGGTACCTATTGTTTACGCGACAATCTGCCTGAGCATGTGATTGATAAATCGGTAGAGGTGCGATTTTTAGAAAGTCAGGGCTTGGTGTTCACCTTGATGGATGAGTCTCAAATCAATAAAGGCGTCAAAGCATAA
- the minD gene encoding septum site-determining protein MinD yields the protein MAKIVVITSGKGGVGKTTTSASFAAGLALRGYKTVVIDFDVGLRNLDLIMGCENRIVYDFVDVINGNARLSQALVKDKQLENLYILPASQTRDKDALTDEGVAEIMEELSKQFDYIICDSPAGIERGAQLAMYHADEAIIVTNPEISSVRDSDRIIGILQSQTKKVAENQGSVREHLIITRYNAERAAANEMMDIETISNDILKVPLLGVVPESHSVLEASNHGEPVIHYTDSIAGQCYDDIVARFLGEERPLRHIDVKKKSLLQRWFGG from the coding sequence GTGGCGAAGATTGTTGTAATCACTTCGGGTAAAGGCGGTGTGGGTAAAACCACGACCAGTGCTTCTTTTGCCGCCGGTTTAGCATTACGTGGCTATAAGACAGTTGTTATCGATTTTGATGTAGGCTTGCGTAATCTAGACTTGATTATGGGCTGCGAAAATCGGATTGTTTATGACTTTGTCGATGTTATCAATGGTAACGCACGCCTATCACAAGCGCTTGTCAAAGATAAGCAATTGGAAAATCTCTACATCCTGCCTGCCAGTCAAACGCGTGATAAAGATGCGTTAACAGACGAAGGTGTGGCAGAGATTATGGAAGAGCTTTCCAAGCAATTCGATTACATTATTTGCGACTCACCTGCAGGTATCGAACGCGGCGCGCAGCTGGCCATGTATCATGCGGATGAAGCCATCATCGTCACCAACCCTGAAATCTCATCAGTACGTGACTCAGATCGTATCATTGGTATCTTGCAAAGCCAGACCAAAAAGGTGGCTGAAAACCAAGGTTCTGTACGTGAGCATCTGATTATCACACGCTACAATGCAGAGCGCGCAGCGGCTAATGAGATGATGGATATTGAAACCATCTCAAATGACATCTTAAAAGTACCATTACTTGGCGTTGTTCCTGAAAGCCATTCCGTGCTGGAAGCCTCTAACCACGGTGAGCCCGTGATTCACTATACCGACTCTATAGCTGGTCAATGTTATGATGATATTGTCGCTCGATTCTTAGGTGAAGAGCGTCCGTTACGTCATATTGATGTGAAGAAAAAGAGTCTATTACAGCGCTGGTTTGGGGGTTAA
- the minE gene encoding cell division topological specificity factor MinE yields the protein MSKKKGFWSSLFGTDDNSNTGSANMATERLKVIVASENRLSNRLTADRIEKMKREILEVVNKYVNGVQIDDVNINHRSEDSLDVLEMNINLPEHKK from the coding sequence ATGAGTAAGAAAAAAGGATTTTGGAGCAGCTTATTCGGCACGGATGACAATAGCAACACCGGCAGCGCCAATATGGCCACTGAGCGTTTAAAAGTTATTGTTGCAAGCGAAAATCGCTTGAGCAATCGCTTGACTGCCGACCGTATCGAAAAAATGAAACGTGAAATACTGGAAGTGGTCAATAAGTATGTCAACGGCGTGCAGATTGATGATGTCAATATCAATCATCGTTCTGAGGACAGCTTAGACGTGCTTGAGATGAATATTAACTTACCTGAGCATAAAAAGTAG
- a CDS encoding cytochrome b: protein MNNTHSNLTKWSFASRFFHWISAILLLITWTMIFLYDNLDSNLYIGLHKAFGVSLLFWMIARVINRIFTKAPPAVVMPKWQMLLSQLSHFALYALLIAMPIAGLLMSLYGGRPVDMFGVFQIPVFVTPDRGLARLFNDWHTGIIWSMIIAFTVLHIAAALYHQFVKKDNLIARIK from the coding sequence ATGAATAATACCCATTCCAACCTGACAAAATGGTCCTTTGCTAGTCGATTTTTTCACTGGATTAGCGCGATTTTATTGCTGATTACGTGGACCATGATCTTTTTATATGACAACCTAGATAGTAATCTCTATATTGGTCTACATAAAGCCTTTGGGGTTAGCTTGTTGTTTTGGATGATAGCGCGAGTCATTAACCGTATCTTTACCAAAGCACCACCAGCGGTAGTGATGCCGAAATGGCAAATGTTATTATCACAACTGTCGCATTTTGCACTCTATGCTCTGCTGATTGCCATGCCAATAGCAGGACTACTGATGTCCTTGTATGGTGGTCGTCCGGTTGATATGTTTGGTGTATTTCAGATACCTGTATTTGTAACTCCAGATAGAGGGTTGGCTCGACTCTTTAATGACTGGCATACAGGTATCATCTGGTCGATGATTATTGCTTTTACTGTGCTTCATATCGCTGCAGCTTTGTATCATCAGTTTGTAAAGAAAGACAACCTCATAGCCCGTATCAAGTAA